One genomic region from Flammeovirga agarivorans encodes:
- a CDS encoding GWxTD domain-containing protein, whose product MRKTASYFFKILSILLFTVEASAQTNFNVDLGSSMAYIKQGENFTVKGSAGTPYYVYHFSTDFMPAPPPMIENPNLGNPMVVDSSFQIMANEAIDVKSTGLYFIQSDTASREGVGFMSVPEDFPKYRKMRHIYPPMIYISTQNEMMSFKSGDRPRLAFENFWLNVAGSPDNAKRMIKMYFDRVTEANIKFTDYKEGWKTDRGIVYIIFGEPNEVSNIDGGIRWSYESNLNHGQVEFDFMEDNNQFTGTHYELKRSFDYKRVWFDTVKKWRNGTIQ is encoded by the coding sequence ATGAGAAAGACAGCATCATACTTCTTTAAAATTCTATCTATTCTTCTCTTTACTGTTGAAGCCTCCGCACAAACTAATTTCAATGTTGATTTAGGAAGCAGTATGGCTTATATCAAACAAGGTGAAAACTTTACGGTAAAAGGTAGTGCCGGAACCCCATATTATGTGTATCATTTTTCTACAGATTTTATGCCTGCTCCACCACCCATGATAGAAAATCCAAACCTTGGCAACCCAATGGTAGTTGATTCTAGTTTTCAGATCATGGCCAATGAAGCAATAGATGTTAAATCAACTGGGTTGTATTTTATTCAATCAGATACTGCCAGTAGAGAAGGTGTTGGTTTTATGTCTGTTCCTGAGGATTTTCCTAAGTACAGAAAAATGAGACATATCTATCCTCCAATGATATATATATCTACACAAAATGAGATGATGTCTTTTAAATCGGGAGATCGACCGAGATTAGCATTTGAAAATTTTTGGTTAAATGTGGCAGGGTCACCAGATAATGCTAAACGTATGATCAAAATGTATTTTGATAGAGTAACGGAAGCTAATATTAAGTTTACAGATTATAAGGAAGGCTGGAAAACCGACAGAGGAATAGTATATATTATTTTTGGTGAGCCTAATGAGGTCTCTAATATAGACGGTGGAATTCGATGGTCATATGAGAGTAATTTAAATCATGGGCAGGTGGAATTCGACTTTATGGAAGACAATAATCAGTTTACGGGTACTCATTATGAATTAAAAAGATCCTTCGATTATAAAAGAGTTTGGTTCGATACCGTTAAAAAATGGAGAAACGGGACAATCCAATAA
- a CDS encoding MarC family protein, whose translation MTDFDLSVSFKAVASVTLILFSVIDIVGSIPIIIDLRQKEGKIESGKATVVAGIIMILFLIVGTQILNLFGIDVNSFAIAGAIILFLLGIEMILGIVLFKSEPDAGSGSIVPLAFPLIAGAGSMTTIISLKSEYSEMSILLGIILNLLFVYIVLKSSGWIQKKLGKGGANILRKVFGIILLAIAIKLFKTNI comes from the coding sequence ATGACTGATTTTGATTTAAGTGTCAGCTTTAAAGCTGTTGCATCTGTAACCCTTATTTTATTTTCTGTAATTGATATTGTAGGTTCAATTCCTATTATTATTGATTTAAGACAAAAAGAAGGGAAAATTGAATCAGGAAAAGCCACGGTCGTTGCTGGGATTATCATGATCCTATTCTTGATTGTTGGTACACAAATACTAAATCTTTTTGGTATTGATGTAAATTCATTTGCTATTGCAGGTGCCATAATTCTGTTTCTTTTAGGAATAGAAATGATTTTAGGTATAGTTCTTTTTAAGAGTGAGCCTGATGCAGGTTCAGGGTCTATTGTTCCTTTAGCGTTTCCTCTAATTGCAGGAGCAGGATCAATGACTACGATTATATCACTAAAATCAGAATATTCAGAAATGAGTATTCTTTTGGGTATCATACTTAATTTACTTTTTGTTTATATCGTTTTGAAAAGCTCAGGATGGATTCAAAAGAAATTAGGTAAAGGAGGAGCAAATATTTTGAGGAAAGTATTTGGTATTATCTTGCTTGCTATCGCAATTAAATTATTCAAAACAAATATCTAA
- the aroA gene encoding 3-phosphoshikimate 1-carboxyvinyltransferase codes for MKIFHPSKTVKLDVPLVSSKSESNRALIIQASAKENIELGNISKARDTQTMMRLLASNDETLDVLDAGTTMRFLTAYVTANNRKTIMTGTARMQERPIGILVDALRSLGADVEYLKNDGYPPHKINGFTQKTDTVSIRGDVSSQYISALLLVGPTLPQGIKLVLEGTVASKPYIMMTLSLMERFGVKYTWEDNTITVAPQEYKAGNYTIESDWSGASYWYSIAALSEEADIKIMHLREDSLQGDKAIVEIMEQLGVKSTFEADGVRLTKTEKAEKFFFDFTHCPDLAQTIVSLVAALGMEGRMIGLQSLRIKETDRIAALQNEIKKLGLEIEVIGDEEIIVPAGGISIDGQTIHTYEDHRMAMAFAPLSILGELNIDEPEVVAKSYPSYWEDLTAAGFKIED; via the coding sequence ATGAAAATATTTCACCCTTCTAAAACTGTAAAGTTAGATGTGCCATTGGTATCATCTAAAAGTGAGTCGAACAGAGCATTGATTATTCAAGCTTCTGCAAAAGAAAACATTGAATTAGGAAACATCTCTAAAGCAAGAGATACTCAGACAATGATGCGTCTTTTAGCATCTAATGATGAAACTCTTGATGTTCTTGATGCAGGTACTACGATGCGTTTTTTAACTGCATATGTTACAGCCAATAATCGTAAGACGATCATGACAGGTACTGCTCGTATGCAAGAAAGACCAATTGGTATTTTAGTAGATGCATTAAGAAGCCTTGGAGCAGATGTTGAATATCTAAAGAATGATGGATACCCTCCTCATAAGATCAATGGTTTTACACAAAAAACAGATACAGTAAGTATTAGAGGGGATGTAAGTAGTCAATATATTTCAGCTTTATTACTAGTTGGTCCTACATTACCACAAGGGATCAAATTAGTATTAGAAGGAACGGTAGCTTCAAAACCGTATATCATGATGACTTTAAGTCTAATGGAACGTTTTGGAGTAAAGTATACTTGGGAGGATAATACAATTACTGTTGCTCCTCAAGAGTATAAAGCAGGTAATTATACTATTGAATCAGATTGGTCTGGTGCGAGCTACTGGTATTCAATTGCTGCTCTAAGTGAAGAAGCTGACATCAAGATTATGCACCTTAGAGAAGATTCTCTTCAAGGAGATAAAGCCATTGTTGAGATCATGGAGCAATTGGGTGTGAAATCAACTTTTGAAGCAGATGGTGTACGTTTAACTAAAACAGAAAAAGCAGAAAAGTTCTTTTTTGACTTTACACACTGCCCAGACCTTGCACAAACTATTGTATCTTTAGTAGCAGCTTTAGGTATGGAAGGGCGTATGATTGGTCTTCAAAGCTTGAGAATTAAAGAGACAGATAGAATTGCTGCTCTTCAAAATGAGATCAAAAAATTAGGTTTAGAGATTGAAGTAATTGGTGATGAAGAGATCATCGTTCCAGCTGGAGGTATTTCAATCGATGGACAAACTATTCATACATACGAAGACCACAGAATGGCAATGGCTTTTGCTCCACTGTCAATCTTGGGTGAATTAAATATTGATGAGCCAGAAGTAGTAGCAAAATCATACCCTAGCTATTGGGAAGATTTAACTGCAGCAGGCTTCAAAATTGAGGACTAA
- the lipB gene encoding lipoyl(octanoyl) transferase LipB, whose translation MNKKVEFQDLGNMPYGKAWDYQTELFDGIVQTKLENRRRKDRGEEEIPTKNYLLFVEHPHVYTLGKSGKEEHLLLDQKGLEREHVEFFKINRGGDITYHGPGQIVGYPILDLDNFFTDIHKYLRLLEEAVILTLGDYGIKAGRIDGLTGVWIGENGDPNPRKICAMGVKTSRWVTMHGFALNVNANLNYFGNIVPCGISDKAVTSMQFELGKEVDMQEVEKVLKQHLSNLFEMELFENQQN comes from the coding sequence ATGAACAAGAAAGTAGAATTTCAAGATTTAGGTAATATGCCTTATGGCAAGGCATGGGACTATCAAACAGAGTTATTTGACGGAATCGTTCAAACAAAACTCGAGAATAGAAGAAGAAAAGACAGAGGAGAGGAAGAAATCCCTACAAAGAATTATTTATTGTTTGTGGAGCACCCTCATGTATATACTTTAGGAAAAAGCGGTAAAGAAGAGCATCTACTATTAGATCAAAAAGGTCTTGAAAGAGAACATGTAGAGTTTTTCAAAATTAATAGAGGTGGAGATATCACTTATCATGGTCCAGGCCAGATAGTAGGGTATCCTATTCTCGATTTGGATAACTTTTTTACAGATATCCATAAATATCTACGATTACTAGAAGAAGCAGTCATCTTAACTTTAGGTGATTACGGAATCAAAGCAGGTCGTATTGATGGACTTACAGGTGTTTGGATTGGTGAAAACGGCGATCCAAACCCAAGAAAAATATGTGCGATGGGTGTAAAAACATCCCGTTGGGTAACTATGCATGGATTTGCCCTCAACGTAAACGCAAACCTTAATTACTTTGGAAATATTGTTCCTTGTGGTATTTCAGATAAAGCTGTAACATCTATGCAGTTTGAACTAGGTAAAGAGGTGGACATGCAAGAAGTAGAAAAGGTACTTAAGCAGCATTTAAGTAATCTTTTTGAAATGGAACTATTTGAAAACCAACAGAACTAA
- a CDS encoding UDP-glucuronic acid decarboxylase family protein produces the protein MKRVLITGAAGFLGSHLCDKFLANGFKVVGMDNFLTGSEDNISHLFGNPNFEFYHHDVTKFVHVSGELDYILHFASPASPIDYLEMPIQTLKVGSLAPYNLLGLARVKKARFIIASTSEVYGDPSVHPQPEEYWGNVNPIGPRGVYDEAKRFQEAITMGYHNYHGIDTGIVRIFNTYGPRMRLNDGRALPAFMSQALRGEDITVFGDGSQTRSFCYVDDLVDGIYRLTLSDYHYPVNIGNPQEITIKQFADEIVEITNSGSKVTYQELPKDDPKQRRPDITKAKEILDWEPKIDRSEGLKRTLEYFQQKVK, from the coding sequence ATGAAAAGAGTACTGATTACAGGAGCGGCAGGCTTCTTAGGTTCTCATTTGTGCGATAAGTTTTTGGCAAATGGGTTTAAAGTGGTAGGAATGGATAACTTTCTAACAGGAAGTGAAGACAACATCTCTCACTTGTTTGGTAATCCCAACTTTGAGTTCTATCACCATGATGTAACCAAGTTTGTACACGTTTCTGGAGAATTAGACTACATTCTTCATTTTGCATCACCAGCAAGTCCTATTGATTATTTAGAGATGCCTATCCAAACTTTAAAAGTAGGCTCTTTAGCACCATATAATTTATTAGGATTAGCGAGAGTAAAGAAAGCTCGTTTCATTATTGCTTCAACTTCAGAAGTATACGGGGACCCAAGTGTACACCCTCAACCAGAAGAATATTGGGGTAATGTAAACCCAATTGGTCCAAGAGGTGTATATGATGAAGCAAAAAGATTCCAAGAGGCAATTACTATGGGATACCATAATTACCACGGTATTGATACTGGTATTGTCAGAATCTTCAATACTTATGGACCAAGAATGCGTCTGAATGATGGTAGAGCATTACCTGCTTTTATGAGTCAGGCATTAAGAGGAGAAGATATCACAGTATTTGGAGATGGTTCTCAAACTAGATCATTCTGTTATGTAGATGATTTGGTTGACGGAATTTATCGCTTAACATTGTCAGATTATCATTACCCAGTGAATATTGGTAATCCTCAAGAGATCACAATCAAGCAATTTGCGGATGAAATTGTTGAGATTACTAATTCAGGTAGTAAGGTAACTTACCAAGAATTACCTAAGGATGATCCCAAACAACGTAGACCAGATATTACAAAAGCAAAGGAAATCTTAGATTGGGAGCCAAAGATTGATCGATCTGAAGGTTTAAAAAGAACATTAGAATACTTCCAACAAAAAGTGAAGTAA
- a CDS encoding L-threonylcarbamoyladenylate synthase has translation MADFFRINPDNPQERILNEVVNVLKRGGLVIYPTDTVYGVGCDLTNQSALKKLLRFKGLKANKMNLAFICYDLSDITNYVKQIDTPVFRVLKKSLPGPFTFIMKASSSVPKLVDTKKKEVGIRVPDHNIPRELVRLLGNPIVTTSLKQDDDILEYPTDPELIYEDYGNQVDAVIDGGYGNIHLSTVVDLRDGDFEVIRQGAGDIEDYL, from the coding sequence ATGGCAGATTTTTTTAGAATCAATCCTGACAATCCACAAGAACGTATTTTAAATGAGGTAGTAAACGTTTTAAAACGAGGTGGATTAGTAATTTATCCTACAGATACTGTATATGGTGTAGGTTGTGACTTAACCAATCAATCAGCATTAAAAAAGTTACTTCGTTTTAAAGGTTTAAAAGCCAATAAAATGAATCTTGCATTTATTTGCTACGACCTGTCAGACATTACAAATTATGTAAAACAGATTGATACACCTGTTTTTAGAGTGTTGAAAAAATCGTTACCAGGTCCATTTACATTTATCATGAAGGCCAGTAGTTCTGTACCTAAATTGGTAGATACAAAAAAGAAAGAAGTGGGTATCCGTGTACCCGATCATAATATTCCAAGGGAGTTAGTAAGGTTATTAGGTAATCCTATTGTTACAACTTCTTTGAAACAAGATGATGATATTTTAGAATATCCAACAGACCCAGAATTAATCTATGAAGATTACGGAAATCAAGTTGATGCTGTAATTGATGGAGGGTATGGAAACATACATTTATCTACTGTTGTTGACCTAAGAGATGGAGATTTTGAAGTCATCCGTCAGGGGGCAGGAGATATTGAAGATTATCTTTAA
- a CDS encoding GNAT family N-acetyltransferase, with product MAYITIPVKTTYLEITEDKIVPFEFKNKVAIERWIPENVDEYLTLYKQVGDDWGWTGRILMPQDELKKWLFSENCVLYILRVDNDHAGFIEFDLSQENKAEIVYFGLLKQFIGRQLGLPFLSQSTEMMFKKLQIEDVWLHTCEYDHPSAIRIYQKLGFYITQETIDEEPYDEDFLKAFKEKYS from the coding sequence ATGGCATACATAACGATTCCAGTTAAAACAACTTATCTGGAAATTACAGAAGACAAAATTGTTCCTTTTGAATTTAAAAATAAGGTAGCAATTGAGAGATGGATTCCTGAGAATGTGGATGAGTATTTAACGCTTTATAAACAAGTGGGAGACGATTGGGGATGGACTGGAAGAATCCTTATGCCACAAGATGAATTAAAGAAATGGTTGTTTTCAGAAAATTGTGTTTTGTATATCCTAAGAGTAGATAATGATCATGCAGGGTTTATTGAATTTGATTTATCACAGGAGAACAAAGCTGAAATCGTGTACTTTGGGCTTTTAAAGCAATTTATTGGCAGACAACTCGGTTTACCATTTTTAAGTCAATCGACAGAAATGATGTTCAAAAAATTACAAATTGAAGATGTATGGCTACATACCTGTGAATATGATCATCCTTCTGCTATTAGAATATATCAAAAGCTAGGGTTTTACATCACACAAGAGACAATTGATGAAGAACCTTATGATGAAGATTTTTTAAAAGCTTTTAAAGAGAAATACTCATAA